In one window of Frigoriglobus tundricola DNA:
- a CDS encoding sensor histidine kinase encodes MPDQSPPRSWRYPSAAWAIVLASIFVTEYTVMLALPRLMPRGHPLFLEAAVDSVTLTLVLAPIMWVSVVRPLQTIIMIRNRFLTNLFEHVESNKKQVAHELHDGIGQTLSLLVSGLRSAHATLTDPAARKRYEALVQLAQTALQDVKRLAVGLRPGLLDDLGLAVALERLAEDVREHHPLDLTLEVSEIAHVRLPEAVETPVFRIVQESLANVVAHAHARSASVALHMCAGELLVEIADDGRGFNVAEHRARALGRLGLLGLYERTALLGGHIDIRSEPGKGTRITISVPTGGRR; translated from the coding sequence ATGCCCGACCAGAGCCCCCCGCGCTCGTGGCGCTATCCGAGTGCGGCGTGGGCCATCGTTCTCGCGAGCATTTTTGTGACCGAATACACGGTCATGCTCGCCCTCCCGAGGCTCATGCCGCGCGGGCACCCCCTGTTCCTGGAGGCGGCGGTCGATTCGGTGACGCTGACGCTGGTGCTCGCCCCGATCATGTGGGTGAGCGTCGTTCGGCCACTTCAAACGATTATTATGATTAGAAACAGGTTTTTGACCAATCTGTTCGAACACGTCGAGTCTAACAAGAAGCAGGTCGCCCACGAGCTACACGACGGCATCGGTCAAACGCTGTCGCTGCTCGTTTCGGGCCTGCGCTCCGCGCACGCGACGCTCACCGACCCGGCGGCGCGGAAACGGTATGAGGCGCTGGTCCAGCTGGCGCAGACGGCCCTTCAGGACGTCAAGCGGCTGGCGGTCGGGTTGCGGCCCGGTTTGTTGGACGATCTGGGTCTGGCCGTGGCGCTGGAGCGGCTCGCCGAGGACGTGCGCGAGCACCACCCCCTGGACCTGACCCTCGAGGTGTCCGAGATCGCCCACGTGCGGCTCCCCGAGGCCGTTGAAACGCCCGTGTTCCGCATCGTCCAGGAATCGCTCGCGAACGTGGTGGCGCACGCGCACGCCCGGTCCGCCTCGGTGGCCCTTCACATGTGCGCGGGCGAACTGCTCGTCGAGATCGCGGACGACGGGCGGGGGTTCAACGTGGCCGAACACCGGGCCCGGGCCCTCGGGCGCCTCGGCCTGCTGGGATTGTACGAGCGGACCGCGCTACTCGGCGGGCACATCGACATCCGCTCCGAACCGGGAAAGGGCACGCGCATCACCATATCGGTCCCGACAGGAGGGCGGCGGTGA
- a CDS encoding GxxExxY protein: MSCGPAYTEDAKGAADDLSRKIIGAAIEVHRYLGPGLLENAYEECLCRELTVRGIPFQRQFPVKIEYKGITVGAAFRIDLLVNDLVIIELKSVEKLEPIHDAQLLTYLRLYKRWLGLLINFNVPVLKDGVQRRVLG, from the coding sequence ATGTCGTGCGGGCCTGCGTATACCGAAGACGCCAAGGGCGCGGCAGATGATTTGTCCCGGAAGATAATCGGTGCGGCAATCGAGGTTCACCGATATCTCGGCCCGGGACTTTTGGAGAACGCCTACGAGGAGTGCTTGTGCCGCGAACTGACCGTGCGCGGCATTCCGTTCCAAAGACAATTTCCTGTGAAAATCGAGTACAAGGGCATCACAGTCGGAGCCGCATTCCGCATCGACCTGTTGGTCAACGATCTTGTCATCATTGAGTTGAAGTCAGTCGAGAAGTTGGAGCCAATTCACGATGCTCAATTGCTCACTTACCTGCGTTTGTACAAGAGGTGGCTGGGCCTTCTGATTAATTTCAACGTTCCGGTTCTCAAGGACGGTGTTCAGCGCCGGGTATTGGGCTGA
- the argF gene encoding ornithine carbamoyltransferase produces the protein MKHFLNLSDLSAADLDHLLTEAARLKDAQARRIPAHSLNGRVVGLVFEKPSLRTRVSFESGVAQLGGTSLYLPGNEVGLGWRETLADFARTISHYIDALVLRVYQHATLEGLAAHATIPIINGLSDWSHPCQGLADLLTVRELFGSERGRTVAFVGDGNNVSRSLAVGCGKLGAKFVLACPVGYGFDEKFLTQYRSKVSPDVPQELNDPVAAVRGADVIYTDVWTSMGQEAEREERLRRFASFQVNAQLLAAAPAHCKVLHCLPAHRGEEITDDVMDGPACAAFQQAGNRLHTQKAVLEWLLK, from the coding sequence ATGAAGCACTTCCTGAACCTCAGCGACCTTTCGGCCGCCGACCTCGACCACCTGCTCACGGAAGCGGCACGGCTGAAGGACGCACAGGCCCGACGCATCCCGGCCCACAGCCTGAACGGCCGCGTGGTGGGGCTGGTGTTCGAGAAGCCGTCGCTCCGCACGCGGGTGAGTTTCGAGAGCGGCGTGGCGCAGCTCGGCGGGACGAGCCTGTACCTGCCCGGCAACGAGGTCGGGCTGGGCTGGCGCGAGACCCTAGCCGACTTCGCCCGCACCATCAGCCACTACATCGACGCGCTCGTCCTACGGGTGTACCAGCACGCCACGCTCGAAGGGCTGGCCGCGCACGCCACCATCCCGATCATCAACGGCCTTTCGGACTGGTCGCACCCCTGCCAGGGGTTGGCCGACCTGCTCACCGTTCGCGAGCTGTTCGGGTCGGAGCGGGGCCGCACGGTCGCGTTCGTGGGCGACGGGAACAACGTTTCGCGGTCGCTGGCGGTGGGGTGCGGCAAGCTCGGGGCGAAGTTCGTTCTCGCCTGCCCGGTGGGGTACGGCTTCGACGAAAAGTTCCTGACCCAGTACCGTTCGAAGGTATCGCCGGACGTGCCGCAGGAGCTGAACGATCCGGTCGCGGCCGTGCGCGGCGCGGACGTGATCTACACCGACGTGTGGACGAGCATGGGCCAGGAGGCGGAACGCGAGGAGCGCCTGCGCCGCTTCGCGTCGTTCCAGGTGAACGCGCAGCTCCTGGCGGCGGCCCCGGCACACTGCAAGGTGCTGCACTGCCTCCCGGCGCACCGCGGCGAGGAGATCACCGACGACGTGATGGACGGGCCGGCGTGCGCGGCGTTCCAGCAGGCCGGCAACCGCCTGCACACCCAGAAGGCCGTACTGGAGTGGCTCTTGAAGTAG
- a CDS encoding P-loop NTPase family protein: MSTAPVHKAIILRGPPGVGKSAVRDLLRRHLGQTARAINLDAFWGKDEWRYAQPDFRYADLQLAPEPVLLVELAWGEPPGLSFPGATRGAKEWVEILQKANRKIFPFLLVADWYDILKRLTDRHGPHAHQNVLDQLGRVSFYEHKHYLFTYPTIPGFTEQTIDTTGRSEESVANEIKKVAGL, translated from the coding sequence GTGAGTACGGCCCCCGTCCACAAGGCCATCATTCTTCGCGGCCCCCCTGGCGTCGGGAAGAGCGCTGTTCGTGATCTGCTCCGCAGGCACCTCGGGCAAACGGCACGGGCCATCAACCTCGACGCGTTCTGGGGCAAGGACGAGTGGAGGTACGCGCAGCCGGACTTTCGGTACGCGGACCTCCAGCTCGCGCCGGAACCGGTGCTGCTCGTGGAACTCGCTTGGGGCGAACCGCCGGGGCTCTCGTTTCCGGGTGCGACCCGAGGGGCGAAGGAGTGGGTGGAGATACTCCAGAAGGCCAACCGTAAGATCTTCCCGTTTCTGCTCGTAGCGGATTGGTACGACATCCTTAAACGACTAACGGACCGGCACGGCCCGCATGCGCATCAAAATGTACTTGACCAATTAGGTCGAGTGAGTTTTTACGAACACAAGCACTATCTTTTCACCTATCCGACCATTCCGGGATTCACGGAACAGACAATCGACACGACGGGGCGATCCGAGGAGTCCGTTGCTAATGAGATTAAGAAGGTGGCCGGCCTGTAA
- a CDS encoding serine/threonine-protein kinase encodes MPSVAIACPYCSHRINLKATKPGRYRPKCPNCAQPFLLWVSDTAGAAPRVQVLPNDTRVAGPRAAGEPSSTSFTVAEGSGNSAQGVATAGPSDAANSSHVFGFAHTNPDQDPSNGSHRSPGPEFQSGEDDGRVTLGPRMDVRGYAIEHELGRGGMGTVYLARQLSLDRPVALKVMSKRWASDPVFVARFTREAFAAAQLSHPNIVQIHDIGEADGARFFSMEYVRGKSLADLVRVEGKLDPETAVGYVLQAARGLKHAHDRGMIHRDVKPDNLLLDDQGLVKVADLGLVKTPTVTRQDDQLTQASSRSGLFSLPPEMTGARIALGTPAYMSPEQCRDAATVDHRADVYSLGCTLYVLVTGRPPFEGTTAVELMSKHAYEPIVPPEQLVSRVPKEVSAVIQRMMEKDPADRFQDMAEVVRTLEAWLGVHHTGTFSPQEAQIAKLEGYVFQFNTAASAVLRGRLVSGFFGAVALVAVLLAFFGKLGWAFGVFGLAAEATLAYFVLDGVTRRGHLFGCARRFVGGMGLSDLAVGVSGFAMFCILLALLKVFWVWVGFGVVGLGLAVALRYALDRAVQEERRGPIEGCERQLRRMRVQGLDEEALRQFVAKFAGRQWEEFFEALFGFEAKLAARALLLRGGAAGVRDKHAAWREPLVAWMERVEKARTEARQRKLLQAVERANLLAAGATVQAAEDQASAAAEAMVRAAATIRQSEQTARARPGQTTVAAPANVRTLVRAAEQPDEFAFVPTRKDDTFGLFISLFVGPHVRAVAAALLLASCALWAHQNALVSGAEIQAQAAKAIENSELPAVPGPAALEHAHSPRPLVVGGVPAALTAWVDSFNVGLAGLMLLGSLCFRGNLMGVFVLIGAAVAVVGHQLGIRNVEPFRDYHVSLMLGALLALVGCRLGTR; translated from the coding sequence GTGCCCTCAGTGGCAATCGCCTGCCCGTATTGTTCGCACCGCATCAACCTGAAGGCCACCAAGCCGGGCCGCTACCGACCCAAGTGCCCGAACTGCGCACAGCCGTTCCTCCTGTGGGTGTCGGACACGGCCGGCGCTGCGCCGCGGGTTCAGGTGCTTCCGAACGACACTCGGGTCGCCGGCCCGCGCGCCGCGGGGGAGCCTTCTTCGACCTCGTTTACTGTGGCCGAAGGTTCGGGCAATTCGGCACAAGGCGTGGCCACCGCCGGACCCAGCGATGCCGCGAACTCGTCGCACGTCTTCGGCTTCGCGCACACCAACCCGGACCAGGACCCATCGAACGGGTCCCACCGCTCACCCGGCCCGGAGTTCCAGTCGGGCGAGGACGACGGGCGGGTCACCCTCGGCCCGCGCATGGACGTGCGCGGGTACGCCATCGAACACGAACTCGGTCGCGGCGGCATGGGGACGGTGTACCTCGCCCGGCAGCTCTCGCTCGACCGGCCGGTGGCGCTCAAGGTGATGAGCAAGCGGTGGGCGAGCGACCCGGTGTTCGTCGCCCGCTTCACCCGCGAGGCGTTCGCCGCGGCGCAACTGTCGCACCCGAACATCGTGCAGATTCACGACATCGGCGAGGCCGACGGGGCGCGCTTCTTCAGCATGGAATACGTGCGCGGCAAATCGCTCGCGGACCTCGTGCGCGTGGAGGGCAAGCTCGACCCCGAGACGGCCGTCGGGTACGTGCTCCAGGCCGCCCGCGGCTTGAAGCACGCCCACGACCGCGGCATGATCCACCGCGACGTGAAGCCCGACAACCTCTTGCTCGACGACCAGGGGCTCGTGAAGGTCGCCGACCTCGGGCTCGTGAAGACGCCGACCGTCACGCGCCAGGACGACCAGTTGACGCAGGCCAGTTCGCGGAGCGGACTGTTCTCGCTGCCGCCGGAGATGACCGGCGCGCGGATCGCGCTGGGCACGCCCGCGTACATGTCCCCCGAACAGTGCCGCGACGCCGCGACCGTGGACCACCGCGCGGACGTGTACTCGCTCGGGTGCACGCTCTACGTCCTGGTGACCGGGCGCCCGCCGTTTGAGGGCACCACGGCCGTCGAACTGATGAGCAAGCACGCGTACGAGCCGATCGTCCCGCCGGAGCAACTCGTCAGCCGGGTGCCCAAGGAAGTGTCGGCCGTCATTCAGCGGATGATGGAGAAGGACCCGGCCGATCGCTTCCAGGACATGGCCGAAGTGGTCCGGACGCTGGAAGCGTGGCTCGGCGTCCACCACACCGGCACGTTCTCGCCGCAGGAGGCCCAGATCGCCAAGCTCGAAGGGTACGTGTTCCAGTTCAACACGGCCGCCTCCGCCGTCCTTCGCGGCCGGCTCGTCTCGGGGTTCTTCGGGGCCGTTGCACTGGTGGCGGTGCTGCTCGCGTTCTTCGGCAAGCTCGGCTGGGCCTTCGGCGTGTTCGGGCTCGCGGCCGAGGCCACGCTCGCGTACTTCGTGCTCGACGGCGTGACCCGGAGGGGCCACCTGTTCGGCTGCGCCCGCCGGTTCGTCGGCGGGATGGGGCTGAGCGACCTCGCGGTCGGGGTCTCCGGGTTCGCGATGTTTTGCATCCTGCTCGCACTGTTGAAAGTGTTCTGGGTGTGGGTTGGGTTCGGAGTTGTGGGGCTCGGGCTGGCGGTTGCGCTTCGGTACGCCCTGGATCGCGCGGTACAGGAAGAGCGGCGCGGGCCCATCGAGGGGTGCGAGCGGCAGCTGCGGCGGATGCGGGTCCAGGGGCTGGACGAGGAGGCGCTGCGACAGTTCGTAGCGAAGTTCGCCGGCCGGCAGTGGGAGGAGTTCTTCGAGGCGCTGTTCGGGTTCGAGGCGAAACTGGCCGCGCGGGCGCTGCTGCTCCGCGGCGGCGCGGCCGGCGTGCGGGACAAGCACGCGGCCTGGCGCGAGCCGCTGGTCGCGTGGATGGAGCGCGTCGAAAAAGCGCGCACGGAGGCCCGGCAGCGGAAGCTGTTGCAAGCGGTGGAGCGGGCGAACCTGCTCGCGGCCGGGGCGACCGTTCAGGCCGCCGAGGACCAGGCGAGCGCCGCTGCTGAAGCGATGGTTCGTGCGGCCGCGACGATCCGCCAGTCCGAGCAAACGGCCCGGGCGCGACCGGGCCAGACCACCGTCGCGGCGCCCGCGAACGTGCGGACCCTGGTTCGGGCCGCGGAGCAACCGGACGAGTTCGCGTTCGTCCCCACGAGGAAGGACGACACGTTCGGGCTCTTCATCTCCCTGTTCGTGGGCCCGCACGTCCGCGCCGTGGCGGCGGCGCTGCTCCTCGCCAGTTGCGCACTGTGGGCGCACCAGAACGCCCTCGTGTCCGGCGCCGAGATCCAGGCACAGGCCGCGAAAGCCATCGAAAACAGTGAACTCCCAGCGGTCCCGGGTCCGGCTGCTCTCGAGCACGCACATTCGCCCCGGCCGCTCGTCGTGGGCGGCGTGCCGGCCGCACTGACGGCGTGGGTGGACAGCTTCAACGTGGGGCTGGCCGGGCTGATGCTGCTCGGTTCGCTCTGCTTCCGCGGCAACCTGATGGGCGTGTTCGTCCTCATCGGCGCGGCGGTCGCGGTCGTGGGGCACCAACTCGGGATCCGCAACGTCGAGCCGTTCCGCGATTACCACGTCTCGCTCATGCTCGGCGCGCTGCTCGCGCTCGTCGGCTGTCGCCTCGGAACGCGGTGA
- the trpS gene encoding tryptophan--tRNA ligase: MSTTVPRESLSAPRILSGVQPSGKLHLGNYFGAIKQHIERQASGECFYFIADYHSLTTLKEAEDKEAGLAAKNKAITPRPARQILADNVRDVALDYLALGLDPAKATFFRQSDVPEVCELAWFLSTVIGIAHLERAHSYKDKVARGLTPNVGLLTYPVLMAADILIYRSHLVPVGKDQEQHLEMTRDIAGSFNHAFGEVFPLPDAVFNEAAVVPGTDGQKMSKSYGNTIEIFAEGKALKNAVMGIVTDSTPVEEPKNPETCNAFALYKLFATPAELAEMTEFYRNPMRGAEIRGGRPFGYGDAKTLLLAKIDAYFAEARDRRKQLVRDPGFVEEVLATGAKRARAVAQVTLQLVRRAVGIHARPV; this comes from the coding sequence ATGTCCACGACCGTCCCACGCGAGTCCCTCAGCGCCCCCCGTATTCTGAGCGGCGTGCAGCCGTCCGGTAAGTTGCACCTCGGCAACTACTTCGGCGCCATCAAACAGCACATCGAACGGCAAGCTTCCGGCGAGTGCTTCTACTTCATCGCCGACTACCACTCGCTCACAACGCTGAAAGAAGCCGAGGACAAGGAAGCGGGGCTCGCCGCCAAGAACAAAGCGATCACCCCCAGGCCGGCGCGGCAGATCCTTGCGGACAACGTCCGCGACGTGGCCCTCGACTACCTCGCACTCGGTCTCGACCCCGCCAAAGCGACCTTCTTCCGCCAGTCCGATGTGCCCGAAGTCTGCGAACTCGCGTGGTTCCTCTCCACCGTCATCGGCATCGCCCATCTCGAACGGGCGCACTCGTACAAGGATAAGGTGGCCCGCGGCCTCACGCCCAACGTCGGGCTCCTCACCTATCCCGTCCTCATGGCCGCGGACATCCTGATCTACCGCTCACACCTGGTTCCGGTCGGTAAGGATCAGGAGCAGCACCTCGAGATGACGCGCGACATCGCGGGCTCGTTCAACCACGCCTTCGGTGAAGTGTTCCCGTTGCCGGACGCAGTGTTCAACGAGGCCGCCGTCGTGCCCGGCACCGACGGGCAGAAGATGAGCAAGAGCTACGGCAACACCATCGAAATCTTCGCGGAGGGCAAAGCGCTCAAGAACGCCGTCATGGGTATCGTCACCGATTCGACGCCGGTCGAGGAGCCGAAGAACCCCGAAACGTGCAACGCGTTCGCGCTGTACAAGCTCTTCGCAACGCCGGCGGAACTGGCGGAGATGACGGAGTTCTACCGGAACCCCATGAGGGGCGCGGAGATCCGCGGCGGGCGGCCGTTCGGATACGGCGACGCGAAGACGCTCCTCCTGGCGAAGATCGACGCGTATTTCGCGGAAGCTCGCGACCGTCGGAAGCAACTCGTACGCGATCCCGGTTTCGTCGAAGAGGTGCTGGCGACCGGCGCGAAGCGCGCGCGGGCGGTGGCCCAGGTGACGCTCCAACTCGTCCGCCGGGCCGTCGGCATCCACGCCCGGCCGGTGTGA
- a CDS encoding reverse transcriptase family protein gives MPAVPPVTAAPETTKTEPAGDPYASAEFLPVSRQEIVDAARGGNLLSTAFQFGRSSTIPPASDPRTQLIDRAMVTHGLLSPEELNEIHRVGDEYDTVKPTDQSMAAAAGLAGAAAVRAFREAKEREKARKKAESAARQKARAEAVKRRRATEIIFLGRGVSGRLHLKLSDELRLVANGLPVLHSPTDVAHALGLTIKQLRWLAFHTEVATKTHYVTFQVPKKSGGMRTLAAPHKALKAAQHRLLETVVARLPVTEAAHGFVAGRGIVTNAGPHVGKEVVVNLDLSDFFPSITFPRVRAVFERYGYSGSVATVLALLCTECPRQAVTYAGTKYESATGPRGLPQGAPTSPGLSNQVARKLDKRLLGVAAKLGLTYTRYADDLTFSGGPELASKIGWLLAKVRHVAQEEGFAVNEKKTRVMRRSMAQTVTGVVVNDKPSIDRDELRRLRAILHRAKTEGLDAQNHEGRPNFRAWLAGKIAFVHMVRPDAGAKLKAALDALDS, from the coding sequence GTGCCGGCTGTACCGCCAGTGACCGCCGCTCCCGAGACGACGAAGACCGAACCCGCGGGCGACCCCTACGCGTCGGCGGAGTTCCTGCCCGTATCGCGTCAAGAGATCGTGGACGCCGCACGGGGCGGCAACTTGCTGTCCACAGCCTTCCAGTTCGGGCGCTCAAGCACCATTCCACCAGCGAGTGACCCGCGCACGCAACTCATCGACCGCGCGATGGTCACTCACGGGCTGCTGTCGCCCGAAGAGCTGAACGAGATTCACCGCGTCGGTGACGAGTACGACACGGTCAAGCCGACCGATCAGAGCATGGCCGCCGCGGCCGGGCTGGCGGGCGCCGCCGCGGTCCGGGCGTTCCGGGAGGCGAAGGAACGCGAGAAGGCACGCAAGAAAGCCGAATCGGCCGCGCGTCAGAAGGCCCGCGCCGAGGCCGTGAAGCGCCGGCGGGCGACGGAAATCATTTTCCTCGGCCGCGGCGTCTCCGGCCGGCTGCACCTGAAATTGAGCGACGAACTGCGGCTCGTCGCGAACGGTCTGCCGGTGCTGCACTCTCCGACCGACGTCGCGCACGCCCTCGGCCTCACGATCAAGCAACTGCGCTGGCTCGCGTTCCACACGGAAGTCGCGACGAAAACCCATTACGTCACGTTTCAAGTGCCCAAGAAGTCCGGCGGAATGCGCACGCTCGCCGCGCCCCACAAAGCCCTCAAGGCCGCTCAGCACCGGCTACTGGAGACTGTGGTCGCCCGGTTGCCCGTTACGGAGGCCGCGCACGGGTTCGTGGCCGGTCGGGGGATCGTGACCAACGCCGGCCCGCACGTCGGGAAGGAGGTCGTCGTGAACCTCGACCTCTCCGATTTCTTCCCCTCGATCACGTTCCCGCGCGTCCGGGCGGTCTTCGAGCGCTACGGGTACTCCGGCAGCGTGGCGACCGTTCTCGCGCTGTTGTGTACCGAGTGCCCGCGCCAGGCGGTCACGTATGCCGGAACGAAGTACGAGTCCGCCACCGGTCCGCGGGGACTGCCGCAAGGCGCCCCGACCAGTCCCGGCCTCTCGAACCAGGTGGCACGAAAGCTCGACAAGCGGCTCCTGGGCGTCGCCGCCAAGCTCGGCCTCACGTACACGCGCTACGCGGACGACCTCACGTTCTCCGGCGGCCCGGAACTGGCGAGCAAAATCGGTTGGCTGCTCGCCAAGGTCCGGCATGTAGCGCAGGAGGAGGGCTTCGCCGTCAACGAGAAGAAGACCCGCGTGATGCGCCGAAGTATGGCGCAAACCGTGACCGGCGTGGTCGTGAACGACAAGCCGTCGATCGACCGCGACGAACTCCGGCGGCTCCGCGCGATCCTCCATCGGGCGAAGACCGAGGGGCTGGACGCCCAGAACCACGAGGGGCGCCCGAACTTCCGGGCCTGGCTCGCGGGTAAGATCGCGTTCGTACACATGGTCCGCCCGGATGCCGGCGCGAAGCTGAAAGCGGCCCTCGACGCTCTCGACTCATAA
- a CDS encoding response regulator: MTPIGIMLVDDHTVVRAGLRALMDQQTDMKVVAQADNSPDALSAARAAGPDVVVLDLSLPGGGTLELIGKLQGQPNPPRVLVLTMHDEPAYARSALASGATGYIVKTIREQDLLAAVRAVYRGQVFVDLDNEAKTAAVLRPSATGKKDPTGASRLSERETEVLRLLGQGHTNQAIADKLDISPKTVATYRARLAEKLGLKATADFVRFVNEIGMIWD; the protein is encoded by the coding sequence GTGACACCGATCGGGATCATGTTGGTGGACGACCACACCGTCGTGCGCGCGGGCCTCCGGGCGCTAATGGATCAGCAAACGGACATGAAAGTCGTCGCCCAAGCGGACAACAGCCCGGACGCCCTGAGCGCGGCCCGCGCGGCAGGCCCCGACGTAGTGGTCCTCGATTTGTCTCTTCCCGGGGGGGGGACCCTGGAGCTGATCGGCAAGCTCCAGGGCCAGCCCAACCCGCCGCGGGTGTTGGTCCTCACTATGCACGACGAGCCGGCGTACGCTCGGTCCGCGCTCGCGTCCGGGGCGACCGGTTACATCGTCAAAACGATCCGCGAGCAGGACCTGTTAGCCGCCGTGCGGGCCGTGTACCGGGGCCAGGTGTTCGTCGACCTCGATAACGAGGCCAAGACCGCCGCCGTCTTGCGCCCGTCCGCGACGGGTAAGAAAGACCCTACGGGTGCGAGCAGGTTGAGCGAGCGCGAAACAGAAGTGTTGCGCCTTCTGGGACAGGGGCACACCAATCAGGCGATCGCGGACAAGCTCGACATCAGCCCCAAAACCGTCGCGACGTATCGCGCCCGTTTGGCCGAGAAGCTCGGGCTCAAGGCGACCGCGGATTTCGTTCGGTTCGTGAACGAGATCGGGATGATCTGGGACTGA
- a CDS encoding ArsR/SmtB family transcription factor, which produces MPAKEFTARAEWLAAIGEPTRLAIIQTLVTEAKTVTQIAAALQTEMVNVSHHLKLMRDAGLVENEKDGRFVIYRLLGAKVSGHILELSHESGVKVTLPLS; this is translated from the coding sequence ATGCCCGCCAAAGAATTTACAGCACGTGCCGAGTGGTTGGCCGCGATCGGCGAACCGACCCGTCTCGCCATCATCCAGACGCTGGTGACCGAAGCCAAGACCGTGACGCAAATTGCGGCGGCGCTTCAGACCGAAATGGTCAACGTGTCGCATCACCTCAAGTTGATGAGGGATGCGGGGCTCGTCGAGAACGAGAAGGACGGCCGGTTCGTGATCTACCGCTTGTTGGGCGCGAAGGTCAGCGGTCACATCCTCGAGTTGAGTCACGAGTCCGGGGTCAAGGTTACGCTCCCGCTCAGCTGA
- a CDS encoding beta-propeller domain-containing protein, translated as MRSLLSLACLSLALPVLAADPPKHPGYRVLAQDRGKVAIIGTDGKIEWEVACGHNSHDIALLPNGNLLLHTGGTTVTEMTPKKEVVWKYEAKPKEGYKGRVEVHAFQRLADGNTLVAESGNRRIVEVDKDGKIVKEITLQVNKPDPHRDTRMVRKLDSGNYLVCQEGDGCVREYDSTGKVVWEYKLDLGGRPASDGHGPEGHGTSVYGAIRLANGNTVIAGGNNNRVLEVAKDGKVVWSIDQKELDGVTLAWVTTLHALPNGNLIVGNCHAGPDNPQLFEVTRDKKVVWQFRDFKTFGNSLAAAQVLDIKDVRRK; from the coding sequence ATGCGATCGCTTCTCTCCCTCGCTTGTCTCTCCCTCGCGCTCCCCGTGCTGGCGGCCGATCCGCCGAAGCACCCCGGCTACCGGGTGCTCGCCCAGGACAGGGGTAAGGTGGCGATCATCGGGACCGACGGCAAAATCGAGTGGGAGGTCGCGTGCGGTCACAACTCCCACGACATCGCTCTGCTCCCGAACGGCAACCTGCTGCTCCACACCGGCGGCACGACCGTGACCGAGATGACGCCAAAGAAAGAGGTCGTGTGGAAATACGAGGCCAAGCCGAAAGAAGGCTACAAGGGCCGCGTCGAGGTTCACGCGTTCCAGCGCCTCGCCGACGGGAACACGCTGGTCGCGGAGAGCGGCAACCGGCGGATCGTGGAAGTGGACAAGGACGGGAAGATCGTGAAGGAGATCACCCTTCAGGTGAACAAGCCGGACCCACACCGCGACACCCGCATGGTCCGGAAGCTCGATAGCGGCAACTATCTCGTTTGCCAGGAGGGCGACGGGTGTGTACGCGAATACGACTCGACAGGGAAGGTGGTCTGGGAGTACAAACTCGACCTCGGCGGCCGGCCCGCGTCGGACGGGCACGGCCCCGAGGGGCACGGGACGTCGGTCTACGGCGCGATCCGGCTGGCCAACGGAAACACAGTGATCGCGGGCGGGAACAACAACCGCGTGCTGGAAGTGGCCAAGGACGGCAAGGTGGTGTGGTCGATCGACCAGAAGGAACTGGACGGGGTCACGCTGGCCTGGGTGACCACGCTGCACGCCCTCCCGAACGGCAACCTGATCGTCGGCAACTGCCACGCCGGCCCGGACAACCCGCAACTTTTCGAGGTGACGCGGGACAAGAAGGTCGTGTGGCAGTTCCGGGATTTCAAGACCTTTGGGAACTCGTTGGCGGCGGCCCAAGTCCTCGACATCAAGGACGTGCGTCGGAAATAA
- the rph gene encoding ribonuclease PH, translating into MPRPNDRSPSALRELGFTRGFTRPAPGSVLVKMGRTTVLCTCCVEPKVPDFLVGKGKGWLTAEYGMLPGSTNTRKPRDKAGKVDGRSVEIQRLIGRSLRAVVNLDKLGERTLWIDCDVLEADGGTRTASITGAFVAAVDAVNSIKHLLTVPVPEVLTDSVAAVSVGVVGGEERLDLEYVEDRDADVDLNLVMTGSGKIIEVQGSGEEATFSRKQLDALIDLGEAGIRAITAAQKAVLGGAWPFA; encoded by the coding sequence ATGCCCCGACCCAACGACCGCTCCCCGTCGGCCCTGCGCGAACTCGGCTTCACCCGCGGCTTCACCCGCCCCGCGCCGGGGTCGGTGCTGGTGAAGATGGGCCGCACCACCGTGCTGTGTACCTGCTGCGTCGAGCCGAAGGTGCCCGACTTCCTGGTCGGGAAGGGGAAGGGGTGGCTCACCGCCGAGTACGGGATGCTCCCCGGGTCCACGAACACCCGCAAGCCGCGCGACAAGGCCGGCAAGGTGGACGGCCGGAGCGTCGAGATCCAGCGCCTCATCGGCCGCAGCCTGCGGGCCGTTGTGAACCTCGACAAGCTGGGCGAACGCACCCTCTGGATCGATTGCGACGTTCTCGAAGCCGATGGCGGCACCCGCACCGCGAGTATCACCGGCGCGTTCGTCGCGGCCGTGGACGCCGTGAACTCGATCAAGCACCTGCTCACGGTTCCGGTGCCGGAGGTGCTGACGGACAGCGTCGCGGCGGTGAGCGTCGGGGTGGTGGGCGGCGAGGAGCGGCTCGACCTCGAATACGTCGAGGACCGCGACGCGGACGTGGACCTGAACCTCGTCATGACCGGTAGCGGAAAAATCATCGAAGTGCAGGGCAGCGGCGAAGAAGCCACGTTCTCGCGCAAGCAACTCGACGCACTGATCGATCTGGGCGAAGCCGGCATTCGCGCCATCACCGCCGCGCAGAAAGCCGTGCTCGGCGGGGCGTGGCCGTTCGCCTAA